From the genome of Planctomycetia bacterium:
GGGCTCTTCGAGAAGCTTTCGGCCTCCGCTCGGAAGGGGGCTTAGTCGTGTTCAAGCCGTCGCGCTTTTTTTCGATCATGCTTACGGCGGCACTCGCGTGCTGTGGGCTTAGCGCTGCGGTCGCGCCGTCGGCATCGGCTGCGGAGCCCGCGAAGAAAGCGTTCGATCCGAAGTATCTCGCGACCCCCAACGGAGCCGCGACGTTTTTGGATCCGCAGGTGAGTTGCTTCAGTTGCCATCAGGCGACCGATCCGAATCAGGCCGAGATGTACAAGGAGCGCGGGACTCTGAAGCGCGTCACGTTGGTCGAAACGGCCCGTTGGCGCGAGCTCGATTTCCATAGCCAAGCCGCGAACTCGCTGACGACGCCGCGCGCGAAGGTGATGGGAGAGTTGCTCGGATACGATGTGGCGAAGAGTACCCGCTGCTTGAATTGCCACAGCGGCCATCAGCGGATCACGGAGCGCGCAGCGCAACCGCCGGAGCTCTCGGCTCCACGCGATGCGCTGACGAAGCACGGAGTGAGTTGCCAAGCTTGCCACGGCCCGGCGCAGAATTGGGAGACGGCGCATCGGGCCGCTAACGAGAAAGACGACAACTGGTGGAAGAAGAGCAGCGACGATAAATACGCCCTCGGCTTGCTCGACATTCGCCATCCGAGGTCGCGGGCCCAGATTTGCCTCTCGTGCCATTTGGGAAGCAGCAGCGAAGGGAAGATCCTCACGCACGATATGTACGCTGCCGGTCATCCGCCGCTACAGAACTTCGAGGTCGAGACATTCGCCGCCGCGATGCCTTATCACGGCCTCTTGCTCGAAGAGAAGATCAAGAGCTCGCCCGAGTCGCACCAAGATTGGTATCGCGCCGAGGATTTCTATCGGACGCGCTCGGTGTTCACCTCCGCGATCGTCGCGCTGCGCATGCAAGTGCAACTGATTCTCGACGAAGCCACCTGGGCTGCGCAGCCGGCCGCCGGAGCGAAACCTGCCGGCGACGTGCATCGCGCTCAATGGCCCGAGCTGGCGTTCTTCAATTGCGCGTCGTGCCATCATGAGCTCGCCGCCGACAGACCGAGCCGCGATCGATCGCCGTCGGCCGCGCCTGGTCGACCGATGTTGCGCGAGTGGCCGACCACGTTGTATGAAGTCGCGATGCGCGGGACGGGCCTCGAGCGCAACGCCGAGCCGGTGTTGAAGCCGCTGCAAGAGGCCTTGAGCCGCAACCCGTTCGGGCGAGCGCAGGAAGTGCGCGCAGCGGCCGCAACGGTCGCGGCTCGGCTCGATGCCGACCTCGCGGCGTTCGAGAGTCGTCCGCTCGATCGGGCCGCGGCGGTCAAGTATCTCGATGCGATCTGCGCCGTCGGGCTGAGTCGGCCGATCGACTATGAAGAGGCTCGGCAACTCGCGTGGTCGGCGAAGACCATCGTGCGCGAGTTGAAGGGCTCGGCTTCCGGCACCTCGGTCCCTTCCACGGCGACGCTGGAACGGATCGAGCGGGCAGTCGGGGCGTTCGACGCCGATTTATGCCTGGAGTTTCCGGTTAAGCAAGCGAAACCGAAAGGCCCGGACGTTCCTAAGCCGACTCCGATTCCGTATAGTGCGGCATTGTTCGGCTTAGGGAGCCAATCGCTCGACGCGGCATTCCGGTTCGACGAACCGTCGTTTCGCCGGCGCTTGGCGGAGCTCCAAGCGGCCCTCGCGCCGGCTCCGTAAGCGGAAGCGGTTCGTGGTTGCGTCTTGAAAGTTTGCCGCTCGGCCGCAGGTCCGCCATCTCGAGGCCATTATGAATCCCGGTCGTTACGCTTCGCTCGCGGCAGGGGGCTCGGAAGCAGAGCCGTTCGTGCGGCAATCGTTTCAGCTGCTCGAGGCCGACTTTCGACAGTTCGCCTTGGCGGCGCTGGCCGACTGGCAGCGGCATGAGCTCGCGGCTGACGAACTGTTCCCCGCGGTCGCCGCCTTGCAGCGTCCGTCGTGGGGGAGTTGGAACGGCCTCGTCGCGGCCTTGCGCGAGGCCCGCAAGAATATTCTGCGCGGCGGCGAGCAGGCGCAGCGGACGAAGCTCGAAGCGGCGGCGACTTTGCGCGGCGTGCTCGATCTGTTCGACGAGCGGCTCGCCGACGATACGGTCGCCGCGCTCGAAGCCTTGGCTCGCCTCACGCGCACCACAGTCCCTGCGCGTCCGCGCGTGGCGTTCTTGCTGACGCTGCCGATCGCGCTGCGCAATCGCGTGGTCCACGACATGCCGACCGAGCCGTCGTGGTGGAACGCGGCGGCGGCGGCGATGCGGCCGATCGTCGACTACCACGCCGCGCATGAGCTGGGGACGAAGCTGATCGCCGAGGCGGGATATCCCGAGCCGTGGTTCTTGCTCCAAAACGACAAGCCGTGGGCGTTCAACGGTATCGAGCGCGACTCGTCCGTGATCTATGTTTCGCCGACCGGCGAATCGCTCTTCTCGGCGGAGCGCACCTCGGCCGTGATGCAAGCCTTTGCGGGCCTGCTCGGCAAAACGGAAACGCAAGAGACCGACTTCCGCCGCTTGATCTCGCAATCGGCTCCCGAGGATGTGCGCGGCGTATTGATGGGCGATTTCCTCGTCGGTCGTCCGGCGGGCGCGGGAGGTTTCGCCACGGTTCACGTCGGCCGGCAACTCAGTACGGGGCGCAAGGTCGCGGTGAAGATTCTGCACGACGGGATGCCCGAGGAAGCGAAGCTCCGCTTCCAGCACGAAGCGCGCGTCTTATCGCAACTCAAGCATCCGCACGTCGTCGTGGTCTATGGGTCGGGCGAGGAGTCGTGGTCGGCACCGCGGGCGTTCAGCCTTTCCGACGAACCGTGGTTCCAGAAGTTCTCGAAGACTGCGCCGGTGAAGTCGTATATCGCGATGGAGTGGATTGCCGGAAAAACGGTCGACGACTTCATCCGCGCTTCCGGCGGCGATCAACCCTCGGAACGAACCGTCGCCGAATGGTTTCGCCAAGCGGCCTCGGCGCTGGGGGCCGCGCATCTGACGGGCATCGTGCATCGCGACGTGAAGCCGAGCAACCTGATGGTGACCGACGAAGGCCAGATCAAACTGATGGACTTCGGCATCGCCCGGTCGCAGTCGGAAGCCGGCGCTTTGATGACGGCGACCGGCCAAGGGCTCGGCACGCCGGCTTATATGTCGCCCGAGCAGATTCGCGCGTCGGATGCCGAAGGGGAGGTCGGTCCGGCGACGGATATCTATTCGTTGTGCGCGACGTTCTACGAACTCTTCACGAAGCGCCGGCTCTACGATCACGACTCGGAAAGCCCCGAGACGATCCGCACCAGCAAATTACAGGGACGTCCACCGCAGCTGCCGCGGGCGCATGTGCGCGGCTTGCCGTGGGAGCTCGAAGCGATCTTACTCGGCGGCTTGGAGCACGAAATCGCCGATCGTTACCGCTCGATGGCCGATCTCGAACGAGACCTCACGCGCTACCTGCACGACGAGCCGATCGAATATCGAAGGCCGTCGTTCCTGCGGCGCATGCAACTGGCTTATCGGCGCAATCGGGCCGTGGCGAACGTCGTCGCCGGCGCGCTCTTGCTGCTCGTCGCCGGCACCGGGATGTATGTGCGCGATTTGAGCATCGAACGAGCCAAGGCCGAAGAAAGTTTTCGGAATGCTCGCGGCGCGGTCGACGAGCTCTTCACGCGCGTCAGCGAAGAGACGTTGTTGAACGAGCCCGGTATGCAGGAGCTGCGCAAAGATCTGCTGCGTAAGACGCAGAGCTACTACCGAAAGTTCTTGCAGCAGCGCGCCGACGATGAAGCGCTTGAAGATGAATTGGCGGTCACTTACTTCCGCGAAGGGCGAATTCTCGAAGAGCTCGAAACCCCCGCCAACGCGCTGCCGAGCTTGCTCGAAGCGAAGCGCCGGCAGGCGAATCTGCTGAGCGCGACGCCGAACGACTTGCAGCGCTTGCAAGCGCTCGGCGATACGAGCAACGCGATCGGCCGCGCGCAGCAGACCCTCGGCAAGTTCGACGAGGCCTCGGCGGCGTATCAGGAAGCGATCGGAGTGCGCAAGCGCTTGGCCGATGCCGAGCCGACGAACCACGAATATCGACGGACGCTCGCCAACACGCACATGAACGTCGGCATGATCGAGCAGAAGCGCGGTCGCTATGCCGAGGCCGGCGCAGCCTTCGACACGGCGCAAAACATTCGCCGCTCGCAACCGGCCGACGGCAAGGCGGCCGAAAAGATCGAACGCGACATGGCGATGGGCTACTACAACCAAGCCCTGCTCGACGTCGGACAAGATCGGACGGCCGATGCCGAACGAAACTTCGGCGAAGCGCTCAAGCTCTTGAAGACTTGCGCCGCGCGCGAACCGCGCGACCTGTCGCTGCGCCGCTTGAGCGCGATCTGCCATCGTCTACTGGGGGACCTGAAGCAGTTTCAATCGCAGCCCGATCAGGCCCGCGTGCATTATTCCGAGGCCCGCGATATTCTTACGCGCCTAGTCGACTTGAGCCCGGACGTTTCGGAGTACCGCGCGGAGTTGGCCGGGGTGCTCATGAACGGCTCGAGCGTCGACCCGGCGACTTCGGCCGCCGCGCTCGAGCAAGCGCGCGTGATCCTCGATCGGCTCGTGGCATCGCATCCCGACGATTCCCGTTTCCGGCGCGATTTGGCCGCGGCGTTGCGAGCCCTCGCGGCGTCGCAGCGACAAGCCGGCGAAGTCGAGCAGGCGAAAGCCGGCTTAGAACTTTCGTTGCAACATCTGACGCGGCTCACGCAGTCGCATCCCGACAACGTGGAATTCAGCGATGAACTGGCGAAGACCCGCACGGCGCTGGCGGAATTGAAAGCCGGCAGTGCCGGCACGCCGAAGTAGCCCGATCGCGCCAAGTGCGCTTTCCGAGGTTCGGCATCATTCTTGGGGGGCATTGCGCCGATAAGTTGGATGATCGGCTTGGTTAAATCCGATCCCGTCGAACTTTCCGGCAGAAAATCTTTCAGGCAGGCAAGGTTCTCTCGGGCCTCGCCGCCGAAAGCCTTGTTCATGGCGGTATTTATGCAGATTCGCTTACGATCGTCGTCGCTCTACGGAGCCGCCCTGCGCGGTGCGCGGAGCTTCATTGCGCCCGTGATGTGCGCGGCCGTGATCGTGGCGAACGTCGGCGAGGTCGCGGCCCAACGGCGTGAGCGCGATTCCGAGTTGCGAATCGTGCCGGGCACGGAGCTCGCGCAAGTGCAACCGCTGCCGCCGGTCGTCGCTCCGCCGGCGCCTGTCGCCGCGCCGGCGAACCCTGCGACTGTGAATCCGGCATCGAGCGCTCCGCCGACCGTGCCGCCAACTACAACTAACTCAGCGCCTGCGAACACGGCACCGGCGAATACGGCACCGACGAACACTGCGCCTGCAAACTCAGCGCCGCCGAACAACGCCGTCGCGCAGGCGAACCAGCCGAACCTCGTGCCGCGGGCCGGGGCGAATAACTCGCGCAGCTTTAGTTTGGCGCGCGTTCCCAACATGATCGGCGATCAAACCGGCGGCGGGGGCGCGCAGATCCAAACGACGGGCCTCGTTCCTCAATCGGTTTCGCACCCGAACTTGGGCAACAGCCGCTTGAACGTCGCGGAGAATAATAGCCCGGTCATCGGCGATCGTTGCTATTTCACCTACCGGCACTTCGAGAGTGCGTCGAGCGTCGACTATCTCAACGGGCTGCCGACCGGCGGCGCGGCGAGCCAGAACATCGATCGGATCATGTTCGGCATCGAACGACAACTGACCGACATGAGCTCGCTCGAGTTCCGCTTGCCGTTCAATGCGCAACTCGATTCGAACCTGCTCTTCAGCCAATTCGCAGGACCGACGACTTCGACCCCTTACGGCGCGACGAACTTCGAGCTCGGCAACATCAACTTGATCTTCAAGCAGGCGCTGATCGATAGCGACGGCTTCTATCTCTCGGGCGGCGTCGGCTTGAACATCCCGACGGCACCGGACGTCACGGTACGCACGCGCGTGGACGACCCGGCATATCGCGTTTTCGATTCCCGACGCAATCCGCCCGCTTTCCTCGGCACCGCGGCGGTCAATTTAGATTCGACGACGGTCGTGAGAAACCAAACGGTCAACTTGTCGCCCTATTTCGGCGGCGCTTTTCGTCCGAGCGAGCGATCGTTCGTGCAGGGCTTTCTGCAATGGGACCTGCCGCTGAACCGTTCCGGCGTGTCGCTGGATGAGACCTTGATCGTCAACACGTTGCCGGCCGCGCGGCAGAATTTTCAAGGTCGGCTCGAACAGCAGATCTTGATGCGGGCCAACGTCGGCGTCGGCCATTGGTGGCGCTATCGCGAACGCTCGCGGTATTTCCATTCGATCGCCACGATGTTCGAGGCGCACTACACGACCTCGCTGAACGATGCCCAAACGACCGGGCCGTTTACCGTCGCTACGAATTTACCGGCCGTTTTCACGCAGACGACGGTAGGCAACATCGCGAATCGGATCGATGTCGTGAATCTCGTGGCGGGGGTGCCGGTCATGGTCGGCGCGACGACCTTTACCAACGCGTTCACGGTTCCCGTGCGCGGAGGCTTGAACCGCAGCTTCGATTTCGAGTATTCTCTGATCATCGACCGGCGTTTCTAAAGCGCCGCCGGCGAGACGCCTGCCTCGCGGCTTGCGGCCCGTGGCGGTTGCCGATCGCAAAGAATACTTTTCTCCGGAGACGTCATGTCGAACGTCGAACGGCCGGATGCGACCGACGCGCTGCTGGAGTCGGCAGCGCTGTGGGGTTGGGAAGCGGCCCAGGCGCGGCATCGTGCGCAATTAAGCGCGGCGGATCCAAGCTCGATTCTGCTCGGGCACTTGGTCGCCGGCTGGATCGCGGTCGAGAATACGCAGGTCGAAGAAGCGACCGCGCGATTTCGACACGTGCATCAAGATCCACGGCTCGCCGGTTGGGCTCACGTCGGCGCAGCGCTCTTGGCCGTGCGCATTAAAGACTTCGCCGCCGCCGAACGGATGCTCATGCAAGCCGAAAGCTCGAGCGCCGCTGCCGAAGATACGGCGAGCGATACGTGCGGCGATACGGCCGGCCTCATCGCGCATGTGCGCGGCTCGAAGGCGCTGCATGAAGGAGACCGGGACGGAGCGAAACGCTTTCTGTATCAAGCGATCAAGGCTCTAGGGCCGACGCACTACGCCTACGGCCGTGTGCTCGACACGCTCGGCACGTTGTACATGAGCAAAGATCATTTTCTGATCGCGAAGCTGCTGCTCGAGCTCTCGCTGAAGTGCAAGGAACGGGTTCACGATTTGCGCGGCCTCGCGCTGACCCACGGCCAGCTCGGGCGGCTCTATCAAGATTGGGGCTACCTCACGCGGGCCGAATATCATTTCCGCGAAGACTTGCGCCTCGCCGAAGAATTGGGGGATGCGTTCGGCGAGGCGCGCATGCTCGGAGCGCTCGGCCAAGTCGGTGTGCTCGCCGCTTACGAAGGAAGCTTGCAAGGCTCGAACGAACGAGCGCGCGATTATGCGCGCCGCGCCGCCGATTGGCTGACGGCGGCCGTCGAGCGGAGTCGCCGCGCGAAGTTCGACATTTGCGCAGGCTTCGCGCATAAGGATCTGGCGTTGTTGCATTTGTTGCAGGGAGACCTGCCGACGGCGGAAAGCGAATCGGCTCGGGCCCGCGCGATTTTCCAAGAGAAGCAGTTCGAGGAAGGGCTGATCGTGGTCGAGCGCGTCGACGGCTTGATCTGCGCCGCGAAAGGTTTGTGGAACGAAGCGCGCGATCGCCTGCAGCTCGCGATGAGCTATTACGCGCGCATCAAGGAGCGGACGGAAACGGCCCGTATCCGGCTCGATTTGGCCCGCGTAGCGCTCCGTTCGCACGAACCGGACACGCTCGTCGAGCGGATGCTCAAGGAGGCGCTGAGCGCGGCGGAGTTGAGCCGGCGCACGTCGTTGATCAAAGAAGTCGAACAAGAGCTGCGGCAATCGCTGCCCGCCGCCTATTGGGCCCATCTCTATCAACGCGTGCGCGGCCGAGAGATCGTCGACGGCGCGACGGCGCTGATCGAAGGTGCGCGCGAGACGGCGACCGTGCTCTACTTCGATCTACAAGGCTCGACCGATTTCGCCCACGGACGCGATCCCGAAGAAGTGATGATGACGATCAACCAAATGATGCACGACACGGCGCAAGTGCTGCGCCGCTATCGTGCGCAATCGGTCGGCTCGCGCGGCGATGGCTTCTTGGCGCTCGTGCGCGGGCCCGACCACGCGCGGCGCGCGGTCGACGCCGGCTTGGAGCTGCTCGCGGTGATGGAAGAGTTCAACGAGCCGCGACGGGTGCTGCATATCCCGCAGTTTTCTTGCCGCATCGGCATCAGCTCCGGCGAGGTCTTGCTCGGCAACGTCGGGAGCTACGACAAGATGGACTATTCGGGCGTCGGGACGATGATGAACCTCGGCGCGCGCATCGAAGCCAAGGCCGAAGTCGGCATGCCGTGCATCAGCCAAAACACGTTCCAACTGGTCTCGAAGCAGTTTCGCTTCGCGCCGGGAAGCCCGCGCAAGATCGAAGCCAAAGGGCTGGGGGAGCAAGCGGTATGGGACGTCGTCGGCCGCGTCGAAGCGACGCCGGCCGGTTAGCGGACACGATTCCCGCAACAACAAATCAGCATTGCAAGGACGTCGTCGTGCAGGGACAGACGCTTCACATCTACTGCGACGAAAGCTACTCAGACAAAGGCCACGCCTATATGGTGATGGCCGGCCTGATTGCGGCCGCGTCCGATGCCGCACAATATCGAAAGGAGATCATGGCATGGCGCGATGAACGGAACATGCATAGTGAAATGAAGTGGACGAAGGTTTCAAGAAATAAGATCGTCGAGTATACCGACTACGCGACTTTCGCACTGGAGAAGATCAAACGCGGCGGCCTCAAGTTTTTTGCGATCGTTCTTGAGAAGAGGTTCATCGACTATCGCAAGCATCACGACGGCGACGAAGAGCTTGGCTTCTACAAATTTCTGTATCAGCTTCTATATCACGGATTCTGCAAACGGCTCAAACTCGGCGATAAGGTTTTCATTTTTGTTGACGAGAGGAACACGCGATACGAATTCAATGGGCTTCAGCGAGCATTGAACCACAATCTATGCCGAGAAGGTCTGTTTGAAAATCCGGTCAAACAGGTGACCCCGATCAACTCCAAGGCAAGCGAGTTGATGCAGATGAACGATGTGCTGATGGGGGCTTGCGGCTTTCATTGGAACGGCCGACATGAACTGCCTGGAACCGATCCCGCCAAAACGACCCTTGCGGCACATATCGCCGCGTCACTTAAGACGCCGACCCTCGCTGCTCCCATCTCATGCTGCATGGGGAGATTCGGAATCTGGAAGTTCCGACTTCAGCAATAAAAAAACGCCCCTAAATCCTAGCCTTGCGGCCCGCAGAACGGTCCCCTGAAATAATCCAGGGTGTTCGGATTTAGCGGCGTCTTAATAACAACTATCGCCTTATTTTACATAAAAATCAAGCGCAGATCATTTGCCGCCCTAAGTTTGCGCTACCGTTACACTTGCATCTCGTGGATCGATTTTCAATTAGCACGACAGCTTGTGCATACGGAAATCGAGCCTGTCCCTACTTTTGATGCCTCTGCTTCGTGCTTCGTTCTGCCTACTCCGGCTGCCGGCAAGCGCCGTGCGGCTCACGGCTTGCGGTTCCAGGCTTGCTCGAGTTTGAACACGCGCTCGGCGTTGCCGTGATAGAACTTCTCGAGCACCGAGCGCGGCAAACTGAGCGCTTCGGCTTGGCGACCGCGATGCGTAAGAATGCCTCGACCGGCGAAATACTCGTAGTCGGCCTCGTAGCCCAGGCGAAGCTTTTCGACGTGGGCCAGGGCATCGGCCGGGGTCGAGGTCTCCTTCGGCAGCCAGGTCGCGTCGAAGCCGTAGAGGATCCGATCGGCGTATTTGAGAAACAAGCCGCGCACCTTGTCGCTCGGGTGGCGCATCAGGTCGGGCTTGCGGGCCGCGGTGTCGATGTGGAAGTTCGGGAACCGCTCGAAGGTCTGCGCGAGCGCGTCGAGGTCGTGCTCGAGGCTGCCGAGATGCGCGCCGACGACGATCAGCCGCGGATGCTTCTCCATGATCCGATCGCGCGCGGCGATGAGTTCGGCATGCGTCGGGTAGTCGGGCTGGCCGTAGAGATGCCACTCCGGATGTTTGGCGTAGTAGCCGTAATGTACGCTGTCGGGATCGAGCTTGCGCCAGGCGTCGATCGGTTCGGCGAGATGGGCATGCAGCGGCTTGCCGACGCGCGCGAGATGCGCATAGATCGGATCGAACATGGGATCGTCCGGCAGGATGAAGCTGCCGTCGGGCCGCTTGATCGACATGCCGACTTCCTTCCAAATCTTCACTCCCACGGCACCGTTGCGAAACGTTTCGTCGAGCTCGGCGACCACTTTCGCGGCATAGTCCGGTTGGTCGCGCCCCAGCAGATCGAACGTGGAAGTGAACGGATAGAGATCCGGATATTTTCGATAAAGATCGAGCGCAATCCGATGCATCCGGCGGTAATCCTGAGTACCCTTTACGCAGACGTTGACGGTGCGGAGACGAATGCGATGCAGCAAATCGCTGAGCGCGGGAACGTCGTCGAAGACATGCGAGTGGACGTCGATCTTGAGCAGCTCGGTGTAAGCCGGTGCCGAGTCCTCGGCGGCCTGAGCGGTGCCGGCGAACATCAGCAGCAGCGGCACGACGAACGAAAAGCTTTTCATAAGGGCTCGGATCCGAATAAGCGAACGCATATCGACAAGCGACAGCTCCCCAAGAATATGGCACAATTCCACGCGCCCGCAAAGCATCGCCGGTTGCCGTAACCGGACGCTCGCGATCGACAACTAGAGCTAGACGGCTTAGCACCCACGACTCAACAGAGAAGTTCCCATGCGACTCAGCGGATTACGCTTCGGCCTCGCAATCGCGCTGCTCGTCGTCGCCCAGGCGGCGAGCGCTCAGCAAGCTCCGGCGACGACGCTTCCGAACGTCGATTTTCAATCGGCCGGCGAGCGCTTGCCCGGCTCGCAATTCCTCTACGACGCCGGCTTCGACGTCGTCGATTGGAATCACGACGGCAAGCCCGACATCTTCTTGTTCGCGACGGGCACCGTCGGCGGGAGCGTGAACTACAACGAAGGAACCCCGACGGAGCCGAAGTTCGGCCATGCCGTGTATTGGCCGTTCAACAGCACCGAGACCGAGCCGCAAACGATCGAGCATGTGGCAGCCTACACGTTTTGCGATCTGCATCGCAACGGCCTGTCGGGCATCATCTTTTTCGACGGTCAATTGCGCTACTGCCCGAACACGGGGACGAAGCAAGGTCCGTTTCATTGGAAGCTCTGGCAAGACGATCCGAACGAACGGAGCAAGTTCTTCCCGGGGACCGACCGATTCGTTCAAGAGAATGCTCGCTTCTCGACCGGGCCGCAAAGCATGTATTGGAAGAAGGGAATCTTCGCGCGGCAAGTGCTCACGCTGACCGCCGCCGATTGGGACGGCGACGGCTTGGAGGATCTGCTGATCTGCCGCTTCAAGCAAGAAGCCCCCGGCGTAACCGATCTCGGCGCGCATGATCAGGGCTACCGGCGGGAAAAGTGGTCGGCCTGGGGGCGCACACGTACGGCGCTCCCTACTCCGGCGGCGCTCGCGGCCGTGAAGCAAGAGGACTTCAGCGGGCCGCTCGCGTCGGCTCCCGAGCGCGGATTGTACTTCTATAAAAACCTGGGAACTCCGGAGAAGCCGCGCTTCGACGCCGGAGTCGAAATTAAAACCCCGGCCGGCGAATCGATCGCGGCACCGAACCCCACGACGGCCGATATCGACGGCGACGGCCTGCTCGATCTCGTTTCGAGCGAAACGGCGTACTCGTGCAATGCGTTTCGGGTCGACTGGCCGACCGCTCCGCATGTGCAATGGTTTCGTCGCGCGGGAAAAGAAACCGATCGCTTGTCGGCACCGCAACCGGTCATGGCCGGCGGCGAACCGGTTCGCGCTGGGACGATGGTGAAGCTCGCCGACTTCCGCAAGACCGGCGTGAACGACTTGCTGGTGATGGATCCGTTGGGCTCGATTCGTTGGTATGCGAACGGGAGCCAGAGCACGAAGTCGGCCGCGGC
Proteins encoded in this window:
- a CDS encoding cytochrome c family protein; translated protein: MFKPSRFFSIMLTAALACCGLSAAVAPSASAAEPAKKAFDPKYLATPNGAATFLDPQVSCFSCHQATDPNQAEMYKERGTLKRVTLVETARWRELDFHSQAANSLTTPRAKVMGELLGYDVAKSTRCLNCHSGHQRITERAAQPPELSAPRDALTKHGVSCQACHGPAQNWETAHRAANEKDDNWWKKSSDDKYALGLLDIRHPRSRAQICLSCHLGSSSEGKILTHDMYAAGHPPLQNFEVETFAAAMPYHGLLLEEKIKSSPESHQDWYRAEDFYRTRSVFTSAIVALRMQVQLILDEATWAAQPAAGAKPAGDVHRAQWPELAFFNCASCHHELAADRPSRDRSPSAAPGRPMLREWPTTLYEVAMRGTGLERNAEPVLKPLQEALSRNPFGRAQEVRAAAATVAARLDADLAAFESRPLDRAAAVKYLDAICAVGLSRPIDYEEARQLAWSAKTIVRELKGSASGTSVPSTATLERIERAVGAFDADLCLEFPVKQAKPKGPDVPKPTPIPYSAALFGLGSQSLDAAFRFDEPSFRRRLAELQAALAPAP
- a CDS encoding serine/threonine-protein kinase; its protein translation is MNPGRYASLAAGGSEAEPFVRQSFQLLEADFRQFALAALADWQRHELAADELFPAVAALQRPSWGSWNGLVAALREARKNILRGGEQAQRTKLEAAATLRGVLDLFDERLADDTVAALEALARLTRTTVPARPRVAFLLTLPIALRNRVVHDMPTEPSWWNAAAAAMRPIVDYHAAHELGTKLIAEAGYPEPWFLLQNDKPWAFNGIERDSSVIYVSPTGESLFSAERTSAVMQAFAGLLGKTETQETDFRRLISQSAPEDVRGVLMGDFLVGRPAGAGGFATVHVGRQLSTGRKVAVKILHDGMPEEAKLRFQHEARVLSQLKHPHVVVVYGSGEESWSAPRAFSLSDEPWFQKFSKTAPVKSYIAMEWIAGKTVDDFIRASGGDQPSERTVAEWFRQAASALGAAHLTGIVHRDVKPSNLMVTDEGQIKLMDFGIARSQSEAGALMTATGQGLGTPAYMSPEQIRASDAEGEVGPATDIYSLCATFYELFTKRRLYDHDSESPETIRTSKLQGRPPQLPRAHVRGLPWELEAILLGGLEHEIADRYRSMADLERDLTRYLHDEPIEYRRPSFLRRMQLAYRRNRAVANVVAGALLLLVAGTGMYVRDLSIERAKAEESFRNARGAVDELFTRVSEETLLNEPGMQELRKDLLRKTQSYYRKFLQQRADDEALEDELAVTYFREGRILEELETPANALPSLLEAKRRQANLLSATPNDLQRLQALGDTSNAIGRAQQTLGKFDEASAAYQEAIGVRKRLADAEPTNHEYRRTLANTHMNVGMIEQKRGRYAEAGAAFDTAQNIRRSQPADGKAAEKIERDMAMGYYNQALLDVGQDRTADAERNFGEALKLLKTCAAREPRDLSLRRLSAICHRLLGDLKQFQSQPDQARVHYSEARDILTRLVDLSPDVSEYRAELAGVLMNGSSVDPATSAAALEQARVILDRLVASHPDDSRFRRDLAAALRALAASQRQAGEVEQAKAGLELSLQHLTRLTQSHPDNVEFSDELAKTRTALAELKAGSAGTPK
- a CDS encoding adenylate/guanylate cyclase domain-containing protein, whose amino-acid sequence is MSNVERPDATDALLESAALWGWEAAQARHRAQLSAADPSSILLGHLVAGWIAVENTQVEEATARFRHVHQDPRLAGWAHVGAALLAVRIKDFAAAERMLMQAESSSAAAEDTASDTCGDTAGLIAHVRGSKALHEGDRDGAKRFLYQAIKALGPTHYAYGRVLDTLGTLYMSKDHFLIAKLLLELSLKCKERVHDLRGLALTHGQLGRLYQDWGYLTRAEYHFREDLRLAEELGDAFGEARMLGALGQVGVLAAYEGSLQGSNERARDYARRAADWLTAAVERSRRAKFDICAGFAHKDLALLHLLQGDLPTAESESARARAIFQEKQFEEGLIVVERVDGLICAAKGLWNEARDRLQLAMSYYARIKERTETARIRLDLARVALRSHEPDTLVERMLKEALSAAELSRRTSLIKEVEQELRQSLPAAYWAHLYQRVRGREIVDGATALIEGARETATVLYFDLQGSTDFAHGRDPEEVMMTINQMMHDTAQVLRRYRAQSVGSRGDGFLALVRGPDHARRAVDAGLELLAVMEEFNEPRRVLHIPQFSCRIGISSGEVLLGNVGSYDKMDYSGVGTMMNLGARIEAKAEVGMPCISQNTFQLVSKQFRFAPGSPRKIEAKGLGEQAVWDVVGRVEATPAG
- a CDS encoding DUF3800 domain-containing protein, with translation MGRRRPRRSDAGRLADTIPATTNQHCKDVVVQGQTLHIYCDESYSDKGHAYMVMAGLIAAASDAAQYRKEIMAWRDERNMHSEMKWTKVSRNKIVEYTDYATFALEKIKRGGLKFFAIVLEKRFIDYRKHHDGDEELGFYKFLYQLLYHGFCKRLKLGDKVFIFVDERNTRYEFNGLQRALNHNLCREGLFENPVKQVTPINSKASELMQMNDVLMGACGFHWNGRHELPGTDPAKTTLAAHIAASLKTPTLAAPISCCMGRFGIWKFRLQQ
- a CDS encoding amidohydrolase; translated protein: MKSFSFVVPLLLMFAGTAQAAEDSAPAYTELLKIDVHSHVFDDVPALSDLLHRIRLRTVNVCVKGTQDYRRMHRIALDLYRKYPDLYPFTSTFDLLGRDQPDYAAKVVAELDETFRNGAVGVKIWKEVGMSIKRPDGSFILPDDPMFDPIYAHLARVGKPLHAHLAEPIDAWRKLDPDSVHYGYYAKHPEWHLYGQPDYPTHAELIAARDRIMEKHPRLIVVGAHLGSLEHDLDALAQTFERFPNFHIDTAARKPDLMRHPSDKVRGLFLKYADRILYGFDATWLPKETSTPADALAHVEKLRLGYEADYEYFAGRGILTHRGRQAEALSLPRSVLEKFYHGNAERVFKLEQAWNRKP